The genomic segment GAGCTAGCTGCTGCCACACTTTGAAAGTGCTAAATGGTGTCAGTAACTGGCACCGGACAGCTCGTTGATTATAACACATTCGGTGTTTAGGTTGCTAGGCGCTACGTACTTCAGCTGGCGCTTTTGACGGTAATTGGGACGTATGTGCCTTGTTTAACCGTGCGGCCGTTAGTGTTTTTTAAGCCCGGGTGGATGATGAGTTCATAGGAAGCGCCGGGTTGCAGGTTTTTGTTAGGAACAATTTCAATTGTGTTGTTGGCCTTTTGGTTGATGGTGATTGGGACGGCTACGCCGCCTACTTTAACTAGTTCTATATTATTGGACGTCTGTGCGTTGGTAAAGTTCATTGGCTGGGTAAATTGGATAGTCATTTTTTTAGTCGTTGGTACATTGTCGAGATTGTCGATTTTTTTGTAGTGCTTGTTGCTGAATGACTCGTTGAGGAGCCGCTGATGGATGTTTAACAGTTCTTTGTTCGATTCGGTTTTGATGCTAGGTTGGATTCCCTTTTTGTGGACTAGTGTTCCTCCCGGTCCTTTGAAGTGCCCAATTGTCAGTTTGAGTGCACTGCCGTCATCAAATTCGAAGAAGGATTGGACACTGCCCTTCCCTTTCGTCGTCTCACCTACTATGGTAGCGGCTTGCTGATCGATGAGGGACGCTGCGACGATTTCAGATGCAGATGCGGAATAGCGATTGACGAGCACATATGATTGTTTAGGGAATTTCGTTTTGGTTGGTATCGGTTTAATCATTTTGTTGCCTTCGCGTGTAGATAGGTAGTAAGCGTTTGTCACGCCTTGGTAAAAGCCGAGAAGCTGTTCAGCACTGTCGACGTAGCCACCGCCGTTATAGCGCAGGTCGACGATGAGTCCGGTTGCTCCATTTTTTTTGAGCTTCGTCCAGTGTGCTTCC from the Sporosarcina psychrophila genome contains:
- a CDS encoding S41 family peptidase — encoded protein: MKKIQTAFIAIITLFLFTPIAQASTLDDVKFFVETYYYGDVPKNLNTMKNVDEIVNSLDEYSRYMSAGEYRTYLSAVAVDEHQPSSIPNVAATTSTKSPATPEHPITSSMLYGNIGYIKIATFSADLGKQVEAHWTKLKKNGATGLIVDLRYNGGGYVDSAEQLLGFYQGVTNAYYLSTREGNKMIKPIPTKTKFPKQSYVLVNRYSASASEIVAASLIDQQAATIVGETTKGKGSVQSFFEFDDGSALKLTIGHFKGPGGTLVHKKGIQPSIKTESNKELLNIHQRLLNESFSNKHYKKIDNLDNVPTTKKMTIQFTQPMNFTNAQTSNNIELVKVGGVAVPITINQKANNTIEIVPNKNLQPGASYELIIHPGLKNTNGRTVKQGTYVPITVKSAS